In Streptomyces sp. NBC_00306, a single genomic region encodes these proteins:
- the ahcY gene encoding adenosylhomocysteinase, with the protein MTTVATGQDFKVADLSLADFGRKEITLAEHEMPGLMSIRKEYAAQQPLAGARITGSLHMTVQTAVLIETLVALGAEVRWASCNIFSTQDHAAAAIAVGPNGTPDSPAGVPVFAWKGETLEEYWWCTEQALTWPGTPTGGPNMILDDGGDATLLVHKGVEFEKAGEAPDPATADSEEYAYILRLLNRTLSEDPQKWTRLASEIRGVTEETTTGVHRLYEMHRDGTLLFPAINVNDAVTKSKFDNKYGCRHSLVDGINRATDVLIGGKVAVVCGYGDVGKGCAESLRGQGARVIITEIDPICALQAAMDGYQVTTLDEVVGTADLFITTTGNKDIIMAADMAKMKHQAIVGNIGHFDNEIDMAGLAQIPGIVKDEVKPQVHTWKFPDGKVIIVLSEGRLLNLGNATGHPSFVMSNSFADQTLAQIELFTKPQEYPTDVYVLPKHLDEKVARLHLDALGVKLTTLRPEQASYIGVQVEGPYKSDHYRY; encoded by the coding sequence AGGTCGCCGACCTTTCGCTCGCCGACTTCGGCCGCAAGGAGATCACCCTCGCCGAGCACGAGATGCCCGGCCTGATGTCGATCCGCAAGGAGTACGCCGCGCAGCAGCCGCTCGCCGGCGCCCGCATCACCGGCTCGCTGCACATGACCGTGCAGACCGCCGTCCTCATCGAGACCCTGGTCGCCCTCGGCGCCGAGGTCCGCTGGGCGTCCTGCAACATCTTCTCCACCCAGGACCACGCCGCCGCCGCGATCGCGGTCGGCCCCAACGGCACTCCGGACAGCCCCGCGGGCGTCCCGGTCTTCGCCTGGAAGGGCGAGACGCTGGAGGAGTACTGGTGGTGCACGGAGCAGGCGCTGACCTGGCCCGGCACGCCCACCGGCGGTCCGAACATGATCCTCGACGACGGCGGTGACGCCACGCTCCTGGTCCACAAGGGCGTCGAGTTCGAGAAGGCCGGCGAGGCCCCCGACCCGGCCACCGCGGACAGCGAGGAGTACGCCTACATCCTCCGCCTGCTGAACCGCACCCTCTCCGAGGACCCGCAGAAGTGGACCCGCCTGGCGTCCGAGATCCGCGGCGTCACCGAAGAGACCACCACCGGTGTTCACCGTCTGTACGAGATGCACCGCGACGGCACCCTCCTCTTCCCGGCGATCAACGTCAACGACGCGGTCACCAAGTCCAAGTTCGACAACAAGTACGGCTGCCGCCACTCGCTCGTCGACGGCATCAACCGCGCCACCGACGTCCTGATCGGCGGCAAGGTCGCGGTCGTCTGCGGCTACGGCGACGTCGGCAAGGGCTGCGCGGAGTCCCTCCGCGGCCAGGGCGCCCGCGTGATCATCACCGAGATCGACCCCATCTGCGCCCTCCAGGCGGCGATGGACGGCTACCAGGTCACCACGCTCGACGAGGTCGTCGGCACGGCCGACCTGTTCATCACCACCACGGGCAACAAGGACATCATCATGGCCGCCGACATGGCCAAGATGAAGCACCAGGCCATCGTCGGGAACATCGGCCACTTCGACAACGAGATCGACATGGCCGGCCTGGCGCAGATCCCGGGCATCGTCAAGGACGAGGTCAAGCCCCAGGTCCACACTTGGAAGTTCCCCGACGGCAAGGTCATCATCGTGCTGTCGGAGGGCCGCCTGCTGAACCTGGGCAACGCGACGGGTCACCCCTCGTTCGTGATGTCCAACAGCTTCGCCGACCAGACCCTGGCGCAGATCGAGCTCTTCACCAAGCCGCAGGAGTACCCGACCGACGTCTACGTGCTGCCGAAGCACCTCGACGAGAAGGTCGCCCGGCTGCACCTGGACGCGCTCGGCGTGAAGCTCACGACGCTCCGCCCCGAGCAGGCCTCGTACATCGGTGTGCAGGTCGAGGGCCCGTACAAGTCGGACCACTACCGCTACTGA
- a CDS encoding RDD family protein, giving the protein MSALVTGDAVVLGLQSAKLPSRALAIVIDLVVVWAAYLFISIGLAVATASLDEAAVMAVSIASFLLVLVGAPIAVETLSHGRSLGKLACGLRVVRDDGGPIRFRHALVRGAMGVVEILMSFGVIACIASLVSARGRRIGDVFAGTLVVRERVPAARGNVLPPPPPWLVGRFTELDLSAVPDHLWLAIRQFLTRMRQLDPAVSWSMAERLASDLAERTGAPTPQGVPPAAYLAAVVNERQARDARRAFGAGGVGGAPMTGTGQMQAAAPGFGSPATGASGGAGAAAAGAAMGNTVSPGAGWTGGGSEAAGSQATPVALGPAKEVGPRIPTGPTRGAGDRADGGAPRSTGFAPPA; this is encoded by the coding sequence GTGAGTGCGCTAGTGACGGGGGACGCGGTCGTACTGGGGCTGCAGTCGGCGAAACTGCCGAGTCGAGCACTCGCCATAGTGATCGACCTGGTGGTCGTGTGGGCCGCTTACCTGTTCATATCCATAGGCCTCGCCGTGGCGACGGCCTCACTGGACGAGGCGGCCGTCATGGCGGTGTCGATCGCGTCGTTCCTCCTGGTCCTGGTGGGTGCGCCGATAGCCGTGGAGACCCTGAGCCATGGGCGCTCGCTGGGGAAGCTCGCCTGCGGACTGCGGGTCGTGCGCGATGACGGCGGGCCGATCCGCTTCCGTCACGCGCTGGTGCGCGGGGCGATGGGAGTGGTCGAGATCCTGATGTCATTCGGAGTGATCGCGTGTATCGCGTCGCTGGTGTCGGCCCGGGGCCGGCGCATCGGGGATGTATTCGCTGGGACGCTGGTCGTACGGGAGCGGGTGCCCGCCGCACGCGGGAACGTCCTGCCGCCTCCGCCCCCGTGGCTCGTGGGCCGCTTCACGGAGTTGGACCTGTCGGCAGTGCCCGATCACCTGTGGCTGGCGATACGGCAGTTTCTGACGCGGATGCGCCAGTTGGACCCGGCGGTGAGCTGGTCGATGGCGGAACGGCTGGCAAGTGACCTGGCCGAACGCACGGGGGCACCCACGCCGCAGGGTGTGCCTCCGGCCGCCTATCTGGCCGCTGTGGTGAACGAGCGGCAGGCTCGGGATGCGCGACGCGCCTTCGGGGCGGGGGGCGTTGGAGGTGCGCCGATGACCGGGACGGGCCAGATGCAGGCGGCAGCACCCGGGTTCGGCTCCCCGGCCACCGGAGCGAGTGGCGGTGCGGGCGCGGCAGCCGCGGGTGCGGCAATGGGGAACACTGTGAGCCCTGGTGCAGGCTGGACCGGCGGTGGCAGTGAGGCTGCCGGTTCTCAGGCGACGCCCGTAGCGCTCGGGCCGGCCAAGGAAGTCGGTCCCCGCATCCCGACCGGGCCGACCCGCGGTGCCGGTGACCGCGCCGATGGCGGCGCACCGCGGTCGACGGGCTTCGCGCCTCCCGCTTAG